The genome window CCTCGTTGACCCTCACACCGTCCGACCCGGACATCATTTCTCCCCGCGGATTCTACCCGCGTACCTGCCTGCCCGCGTCTATTCGCGGGGGAGCTTGAGCAGGTCGGTGATGCGCTCGAAGTCCTCGGCGTCGCCGAATTCGACGACGATCTTCCCCTTCTTCGCGCCCATCTGCACGGTGACGCGGGTGTCCAGGGCGTCCGCGGCGGAGTTCGCCCATTCCCGGACCACCTCGGGCTGCTCCCGGGGCGTGCGCGGCGTCCGTGTCGGCCGCTCGCCGTCACCACGGTTGAGCAGTACCACGGCCTCTTCGGTGGCGCGGACGCTGAGCCCTTCGGCGATGATGCGGTCAGCGAGGTTCTCCTGGGCGGCGGCCCCGGCCTTCACCCCGAGAATCGCCCGGGCATGTCCGGCGCTGAGCACTCCGGCGGCCACCTTGCGCTGTACCGGCAGAGGCAGCTGGAGCAGCCGGATCATATTGGTGATCAGCGGGCGGGAGCGGCCGATCCGACGCGCCAGTTCGGCCTGGGAGACGTCGAACTCCTCCAGCAGCTGCTGGTAGGCGCTGGCCTCTTCCAGCGGGTTCAGCTGGACGCGGTGAATGTTCTCCAGGAGGGCGTCACGGAGCATGTCCGCGTCCTCGGTCTCCCGGACGATCGCCGGAATGACCTCCAGGCCAGCAAGTTCGGTGGCGCGGAAGCGACGCTCACCCATGATGAGCTCGAAGGGCACCGGCTCGTCGGCGGGAAGGGGCCGGACCACGATAGGCTGCAGCAGCCCGAACTCGCGGATGGAATGGACCAGCTCGTCGAGCGCCTCCTCCTCGAAGACCTGGCGGGGGTTCTTCGGGTTGGTGCGGATCCCGGTGAGCGGGATCTCCTGGTAGGTGGCTCCGAATTCATTGGCCGCGGGGGATTCTGCGGCACCGACCCCCAGGGCGCGCAGGCCACCCCGGGCGCCATCCGTCCCGGTACTGAGGTCAGGTGCCGCCGGAGCCTTCGAGGAGCGGGAGGTTGTGCCGCGGGAGGACGTAGTGCGGGGGGACGCACCGAGGATGATGTCCGCCGCACTGTCACCGAGCCTGGGCCCGGGCGGGGCCGTGGGGATCAGGGCGGACAGCCCCTTGCCCAGCCCGCCGCGGTGGGTATCCATCTTCGGCAACTGGGGGTGTGCAGGCTTCCGGTTGCCCCGGGTGGCCTTCTTGTCCGTCATGACCGCTCGGCCTCCAGTCGCAGTTCAGGTGCCACACCGATCGGCGCGGTGCTTTCGGTCGGAAGATAGTCGCCCCGGGACGCGAACTCCACCGCGGCATCGAAGTAGGCCATTGCCCCGCGGGAACCGGGATCGTACTGGAGCACCGTCTGGCTGTACCCCGGTGCCTCCGAGACCTTCACGCTGCGCGGGATGAGATTGTCCAACACCACTGAACCGAAGTGGGTACGGACCTCCTCGGCGACCTGTTCGGCCAGCTTTGTGCGGGCGTCGTACATGGTGAGCAGCACCGCGGAAACATGGATCGCGGGATTGAGGTGCATCCGGATCATGTTGATGTTGCTCAGCAACTGTCCCACGCCCTCCAGCGCGTAGT of Corynebacterium terpenotabidum Y-11 contains these proteins:
- a CDS encoding ParB/RepB/Spo0J family partition protein encodes the protein MTDKKATRGNRKPAHPQLPKMDTHRGGLGKGLSALIPTAPPGPRLGDSAADIILGASPRTTSSRGTTSRSSKAPAAPDLSTGTDGARGGLRALGVGAAESPAANEFGATYQEIPLTGIRTNPKNPRQVFEEEALDELVHSIREFGLLQPIVVRPLPADEPVPFELIMGERRFRATELAGLEVIPAIVRETEDADMLRDALLENIHRVQLNPLEEASAYQQLLEEFDVSQAELARRIGRSRPLITNMIRLLQLPLPVQRKVAAGVLSAGHARAILGVKAGAAAQENLADRIIAEGLSVRATEEAVVLLNRGDGERPTRTPRTPREQPEVVREWANSAADALDTRVTVQMGAKKGKIVVEFGDAEDFERITDLLKLPRE